From Eubalaena glacialis isolate mEubGla1 chromosome 17, mEubGla1.1.hap2.+ XY, whole genome shotgun sequence, a single genomic window includes:
- the RPS20 gene encoding small ribosomal subunit protein uS10, which translates to MAFKDTGKTPVEPEVAIHRIRITLTSRNVKSLEKVCADLIRGAKEKNLKVKGPVRMPTKTLRITTRKTPCGEGSKTWDRFQMRIHKRLIDLHSPSEIVKQITSISIEPGVEVEVTIADA; encoded by the exons ATG GCTTTTAAGGACACCGGAAAGACTCCCGTGGAGCCCGAGGTGGCGATCCACCGGATTAGGATCACTCTCACCAGCCGCAACGTGAAGTCGCTGGAGAAGG TGTGTGCCGACCTGATCAGAGGCGCGAAGGAGAAGAATCTCAAGGTGAAGGGACCGGTGCGAATGCCCACCAAG ACCCTGAGAATAACAACGAGGAAAACCCCCTGCGGGGAAGGTTCCAAGACTTGGGACCGTTTCCAGATGAGGATCCACAAGCGCCTCATCGACCTGCACAGCCCTTCCGAGATCGTCAAGCAGATCACTTCCATCAGCATTGAGCCGGGAGTCGAGGTGGAAGTCACCATTGCAGATGCTTGA